A genomic window from Triticum urartu cultivar G1812 chromosome 7, Tu2.1, whole genome shotgun sequence includes:
- the LOC125519204 gene encoding haloacid dehalogenase-like hydrolase domain-containing protein 3 — MSLLSKLRLVTVDVTGTLLAYKGRLGDYYCMAAKAAGKPCPDYDRMHEGFKLAYTEMARKYPCFGFAAKMPTIEWWRICVKDSFVKAGYDYDDETFEKVFKRIYSAFGSSAPYSVFPDAQPFMRGLREKGITVGIVSNAEYRYKEVILPALGLNQGSEWDFGVFSGIVGVEKPDPTIYKIALEMAGNVAPEEALHIGDSYRKDYVPARSIRMHALLLDRFKTAEAESWRKSGAPVLPDLEAAQAWLTKNPTEEPAEEPLGAALLRRMAEKL, encoded by the exons ATGTCGCTGCTATCGAAGTTACGGTTGGTCACTGTGGATGTGACTGGTACTCTGCTTGCTTACAAAGGACGGCTTGGTGATTACTACTGCATGGCTGCTAAGGCTGCCGGAAAGCCATGCCCTGATTATGATCGAATGCATGAAGGCTTCAAGCTTGCATACACTGAGATGGCAAGGAAATACCCATGCTTTGGATTTGCGGCAAAGATGCCAACGATCGAATGGTGGAGGATTTGCGTTAAGGATTCATTTGTTAAG GCTGGCTATGATTACGATGATGAGACATTTGAGAAAGTGTTCAAGCGTATTTATTCTGCCTTCGGCTCCTCTGCGCCATACTCAGTGTTTCCTGATGCACAGCCCTTCATGAGAGGGCTGAGGGAGAAGGGTATCACAGTTGGCATCGTCAGCAATGCAGAGTACCGTTACAAAGAGGTCATCTTGCCTGCGTTAGGGCTGAATCAG GGCTCGGAGTGGGACTTCGGGGTGTTCTCAGGCATCGTCGGCGTCGAGAAGCCCGACCCAACGATCTACAAGATCGCGCTAGAGATGGCGGGGAACGTCGCACCAGAAGAGGCGCTCCACATTGGCGACAGCTACCGCAAGGACTATGTCCCCGCACGAAGCATCAGGATGCACGCGCTGCTCCTGGACCGATTCAAGACCGCCGAAGCCGAGAGCTGGAGGAAGTCTGGCGCACCGGTCCTCCCTGACCTCGAGGCCGCGCAGGCATGGCTCACCAAGAACCCGACCGAGGAACCCGCTGAGGAGCCACTAGGGGCCGCGCTGCTGCGCAGGATGGCCGAGAAGCTCTGA